Within the Methanomassiliicoccus sp. genome, the region CTGCATCCTCCCGTCCAGGGTTACGAAGGCGTAAAAAAGGACCTCAAGACCCACGGGTCCCTGGGGTACCGGGGCGACAAGATAAACGCCCTCATCGAGAAGATGCTATGAGGTGCTAGACATGCCAAGCAGGACCAACAAGTTCAGAGGAGGCCGCACCCATGGCCGCGGCAAGAAGAGCGGCAGGGGCGCTGGCAAGACCGGAGGTACCGGCAACGCCGGCCTCCACAAGCACAAGACCATCAGCGTGCTCAAGTACGACCCGATGCACTTCGGCCGCCATGGCTTCAAGCGCCCACAGAAGGTCGTTTCCGCCAAGATCACCCTCAATGTAGGGGACCTTGAGGAGCGCCTTGAGGAGTTCCAGAAGCAGGGCTTTGCTGTGAATGAGGACGGCAAAGTAAAAATCAACCTTGCTAATATGGGCGTCGACAAGCTCCTGGGTTTCGGGAAGGTCTCAAACTCCTTCGAGGTAGTGGTCGCCGAGTCCTCGGCCCGAGCGAAAGAGAAGCTCGAGGCCGCCGGGGGCTCGGTAGCCCAACCTTAAACACCAACCTTAGCCAGGCAGTATGCACTAATAGGGATGACTCATGGCCGAGCTACAGAACAGCCGACTCTACAGGTTGAAGCCGCTTACGGAAAGACTTCCATCGGTCAAACGTCCGGAGGGGCACGTGCACTTCCGGACCAAGATCATGTGGGTCATCCTTATGCTGGTCTTCTACTTCGTGATGACCAATGTGTTCCTCTTTGGTCTTAACCAACAGAACATCATTGACATTTTTGGTCCGTACCGGGCCATCCTTGCCGGGGCGCAGGGATCGCTCATGCAACTGGGCATCGGCCCGATAGTCACTGCATCGATCATCATGCAGCTGTTCGTCGGGGCCAAGATCATCAAGCTTGATCTGACCAACGACGAGGACAAGGCGGTGTACCAGGGGACCCAAAAGCTCCTGGTCATAATCATGATCCTGGTGGAAGCGGTCCCCCAGGTCTTCGGTTACCTGACGCCCTCCACCACCCTGATCAGCGGCCTGAATAACGTCGTTGGGGCTTCCGGTGCCATCAACGGCACCAGCATAGCGCAGATCATCCTGATAGCGCAGATGTTCGCCGGCTCTTATCTCGTCTTCCTCATGGACGAGGTCGTATCCAAATGGGGCATCGGCAGCGGCATATCGCTGTTCATCGCCGCGGGGGTGGCGCAAGCCATATTCACCGGTACGGTCAACTGGTACCCAATCAATGGAAGCGAGGCGCTGAGCGTCAGCAATCCGCCGGCGGGTACCATACCCAAGACCATCTACTTGCTGACCAACATGTCGGCCAGTCAGCTGGCCTCGGGAGGCTACGAGAAGATACTGATCCAAAACCCTAACCCGGTGGTGGCGTTGATCGGGACGATCGCGATCTTCCTGTTCGTCTCCTATATCGAGTCGGCGAGGATCGAACTACCTCTGGCCCACG harbors:
- a CDS encoding uL15 family ribosomal protein; its protein translation is MPSRTNKFRGGRTHGRGKKSGRGAGKTGGTGNAGLHKHKTISVLKYDPMHFGRHGFKRPQKVVSAKITLNVGDLEERLEEFQKQGFAVNEDGKVKINLANMGVDKLLGFGKVSNSFEVVVAESSARAKEKLEAAGGSVAQP
- the secY gene encoding preprotein translocase subunit SecY, giving the protein MAELQNSRLYRLKPLTERLPSVKRPEGHVHFRTKIMWVILMLVFYFVMTNVFLFGLNQQNIIDIFGPYRAILAGAQGSLMQLGIGPIVTASIIMQLFVGAKIIKLDLTNDEDKAVYQGTQKLLVIIMILVEAVPQVFGYLTPSTTLISGLNNVVGASGAINGTSIAQIILIAQMFAGSYLVFLMDEVVSKWGIGSGISLFIAAGVAQAIFTGTVNWYPINGSEALSVSNPPAGTIPKTIYLLTNMSASQLASGGYEKILIQNPNPVVALIGTIAIFLFVSYIESARIELPLAHGTARGARGRYPIKLLYASNIPVILMAAVLANISMFAYLFYTNSFLSQIPILGHNPLLGYYTTASGTSPAGGLAWYLTTPSGLAGWLLPLLNPTTYASVVYDHSSLQIFIKVVVFFGVMVLGSVVFAKFWIMTTNMGPEAVARQIENSGMQIPGFRRDPRVLKRVLERYIPVVTVISGALVGALAAGADLIGTVGNASGTGVLLAVGILIQFYEALGREQMMEMHPMLRGFFGGD